A part of Actinoallomurus bryophytorum genomic DNA contains:
- a CDS encoding cold-shock protein, with translation MTTGTVKWFNATKGFGFIEPDGGGADVFAHQSNIATEGFRELQEGQKVQFDITQGQKGPQAENITPA, from the coding sequence ATGACCACAGGCACCGTGAAGTGGTTCAACGCCACCAAGGGATTCGGTTTCATCGAGCCGGACGGCGGCGGCGCGGACGTCTTCGCCCACCAGTCCAACATCGCGACTGAGGGGTTCCGGGAGCTTCAGGAGGGCCAGAAGGTCCAGTTCGACATCACGCAGGGCCAGAAGGGCCCGCAGGCGGAGAACATCACCCCCGCCTGA
- a CDS encoding PaaX family transcriptional regulator — translation MGVERVSEPSPAWREAAGPSPRLRPQSLMLTVLGNYVLGRDIAVFSGSFIGLFGRLGVGEHAVRSTLTRMVSRDLLSRHRRGRRMYFGLTPRSEEILVDGERRVWRYGAVNTDWDGRWTVLAFSMPESWQRVRHDLRSRLTWAGFGSLGNGMWIAPSRVDIAPIVAGLGLNGHVKVFSATAEAPTDVAGMIRGAYDLDALAAGYRAFLDRWDRPGPIPEGPDDLARYLWMTTEWLQLVRTDPRLPVERLPGDWPAVRGQEVLMRLRTRYEDRARGLADQTIEFIPLSPPSASG, via the coding sequence ATGGGAGTCGAACGGGTGAGCGAGCCTTCCCCGGCATGGCGCGAGGCCGCCGGCCCCTCGCCGCGGCTGCGGCCGCAGTCGCTGATGCTCACCGTCCTGGGCAACTACGTGCTCGGGCGCGACATCGCGGTCTTCTCCGGCAGCTTCATCGGCCTGTTCGGCCGGCTGGGGGTGGGCGAGCACGCGGTGCGTTCGACGCTCACCCGCATGGTGAGCCGCGATCTTCTCTCCCGGCACCGCCGTGGCCGGCGCATGTACTTCGGCCTCACTCCGCGCTCCGAGGAGATCCTGGTCGACGGCGAACGCCGCGTGTGGCGGTACGGCGCGGTCAACACCGACTGGGACGGGCGGTGGACCGTGCTCGCGTTCTCGATGCCGGAGTCCTGGCAGCGGGTACGGCACGACCTGCGGTCCCGGCTGACATGGGCGGGGTTCGGCTCCCTGGGCAACGGGATGTGGATCGCTCCATCCCGGGTGGACATCGCCCCGATCGTCGCCGGCCTCGGCCTGAACGGGCACGTCAAGGTCTTCTCCGCCACGGCCGAGGCGCCCACCGACGTGGCGGGAATGATCCGCGGCGCGTACGACCTGGACGCGCTCGCCGCCGGCTACCGGGCGTTCCTGGACCGCTGGGACCGTCCCGGCCCGATCCCGGAGGGCCCCGACGACCTCGCGCGTTACCTGTGGATGACCACCGAGTGGCTGCAACTCGTCCGCACCGACCCACGGCTGCCGGTGGAGCGGCTGCCCGGCGACTGGCCCGCGGTACGCGGGCAGGAGGTGCTGATGAGGCTGCGGACGCGCTATGAGGACCGGGCGCGCGGCCTCGCCGACCAGACCATCGAGTTCATCCCGCTATCTCCGCCGTCGGCCTCCGGCTGA
- a CDS encoding ABC transporter substrate-binding protein: MRRLISLFAAVALTATACNGSSGDSTIKIGFIESLTGNYAPLGGEAKKTVDLAVEQVNTAGGIAGRKLKLITLDDRTAPDQGVLHFNKLRSEKVTAILGSTFSNVGLAVEPLAEREKIPYISLAPADEQVKPVRKYTFVVPAISSTYAEAMLQYFQAHDITRIAVAYDTKSAYSKAGFAGMQRLAPKYGVQLVRSEPYETTATDFSPVFTHVRGSGAQAMVAWASGAPGVTLAKQFPTAGLGIPLYMTASQASKLWLAPVGKAGEGVYVQSAIGVVGAYLPDGRLKQAIQQMSQPFIQKYGYEPPQFAQDGYSGVKLLTAAIQKAGGTDRKKIRDALETLTLVTPCGKYTYSATDHSGLRPTDISMNRVKDGKLVPTDWSRTRIAETARAAG, translated from the coding sequence GTGCGCCGGCTCATCTCACTCTTCGCCGCGGTCGCGCTGACCGCCACCGCGTGCAACGGCTCCAGCGGAGACTCGACCATCAAGATCGGCTTCATCGAGTCCCTCACCGGCAACTACGCGCCGCTCGGCGGCGAGGCGAAGAAGACCGTCGACCTGGCGGTCGAGCAGGTCAACACGGCCGGTGGCATCGCGGGCCGCAAGCTCAAACTGATCACCCTTGACGACCGGACCGCCCCCGACCAGGGCGTCCTGCACTTCAACAAGCTCAGGTCCGAGAAGGTCACCGCGATCCTCGGCTCGACGTTCTCCAACGTCGGCCTGGCCGTAGAGCCGCTCGCCGAGCGCGAGAAGATCCCCTACATCTCGCTGGCGCCGGCCGACGAGCAGGTCAAGCCGGTGCGGAAGTACACCTTCGTCGTGCCGGCGATCTCCTCGACCTACGCCGAGGCGATGCTGCAGTACTTCCAGGCGCACGACATCACCAGGATCGCGGTCGCCTACGACACCAAGAGCGCCTACTCCAAGGCCGGTTTCGCCGGGATGCAGCGGCTGGCGCCGAAGTACGGCGTGCAGCTCGTACGGTCCGAGCCGTACGAGACGACCGCGACCGACTTCAGCCCGGTGTTCACGCACGTACGCGGCTCCGGTGCGCAGGCCATGGTCGCCTGGGCGAGCGGCGCGCCCGGCGTCACGCTCGCCAAGCAGTTCCCGACCGCCGGCCTCGGCATCCCGCTGTACATGACCGCCTCGCAGGCCAGCAAGCTGTGGCTCGCCCCGGTCGGCAAGGCCGGTGAGGGCGTCTACGTGCAGAGCGCCATCGGCGTGGTCGGCGCGTACCTGCCGGACGGCAGGCTCAAGCAGGCGATCCAGCAGATGTCCCAGCCGTTCATCCAGAAGTACGGGTACGAGCCGCCGCAGTTCGCCCAGGACGGCTACTCGGGCGTCAAGCTGCTGACCGCGGCGATCCAGAAGGCCGGCGGCACCGACCGGAAGAAGATCCGCGACGCGCTGGAGACGCTGACCCTCGTCACGCCGTGCGGCAAGTACACCTACTCGGCCACGGACCACTCGGGGCTGCGTCCGACCGACATCTCGATGAACCGCGTCAAGGACGGGAAGCTCGTCCCCACGGACTGGTCGCGCACGAGGATCGCCGAGACCGCACGGGCGGCCGGGTGA
- a CDS encoding ABC transporter ATP-binding protein has translation MSTVGTVLTVESVSRSFGGVYALRDVSLTVAEGETRAVIGPNGAGKSTLFNLISGHLTPERGAVRYGVDGDRRSLDHLAPHVRARLGIAIVFQGSRLFRGMTALENVMVGAHARTRHGFLSGALRLPRHRREEAAIRADALAALDRVGLAGWADRAADILPLGQQRALQLARALCARPRLLLLDEPASGLRATERETLARLIEDLRAEGLTMMLVEHDMAFVGRLADRISVLDLGRNIAEGTPEEIRGDEAVIAAYLGAEAAG, from the coding sequence GTGAGCACGGTGGGCACCGTGCTCACCGTCGAGTCGGTCAGCCGGTCGTTCGGCGGCGTTTACGCCCTGCGCGACGTCAGCCTGACCGTGGCCGAGGGCGAGACCCGCGCCGTCATCGGCCCGAACGGCGCGGGCAAGTCCACCCTCTTCAACCTCATCAGCGGCCACCTCACGCCGGAGCGCGGCGCGGTGCGGTACGGCGTGGACGGCGACCGGCGGAGCCTGGACCACCTCGCCCCGCACGTACGTGCCCGGCTGGGCATCGCGATCGTCTTCCAGGGCTCGCGGCTGTTCCGCGGCATGACCGCCCTGGAGAACGTCATGGTCGGCGCGCACGCCCGTACCCGGCACGGTTTCCTGTCCGGCGCCCTGCGCCTGCCCCGGCACCGGCGGGAGGAGGCCGCGATCAGGGCCGACGCCCTGGCCGCGCTGGACCGGGTCGGCCTGGCCGGCTGGGCGGACCGCGCCGCCGACATCCTCCCCCTGGGCCAGCAGCGCGCCCTGCAACTGGCCCGTGCGCTGTGTGCCCGGCCGCGGCTCCTGCTGCTCGACGAACCCGCCTCAGGGCTGCGCGCCACCGAACGCGAGACGCTCGCCCGGCTCATCGAGGACCTGCGCGCGGAGGGCCTGACGATGATGCTCGTCGAGCACGACATGGCCTTCGTCGGCCGGCTCGCCGACCGGATCAGCGTGCTCGACCTCGGCCGGAACATCGCCGAGGGGACTCCGGAGGAGATCCGCGGCGACGAGGCGGTCATCGCCGCCTATCTCGGAGCGGAGGCCGCTGGGTGA
- a CDS encoding ABC transporter ATP-binding protein: MSEPEPLIEVTDLVVRYGAATALDRVGLTVAAGELVALIGPNGAGKSSLVNAIAGIVTPASGHARLRGRAALVPEGRQMFGDLSVEDNLVLGAWRRRRTAGARDTARVYEVLPRLAGLRDRRAGTLSGGEQQMVAFGRALMAEPDVIVVDELSLGLAPMVTADLAGHLREINAARGVAVLLIEQNARLALDLCERGYVLEAGRIRAEGSAAELAGSADVAAAYLGAGTGPAAGTAEDIDRSRP, encoded by the coding sequence GTGAGCGAGCCCGAACCCCTGATCGAAGTGACGGACCTCGTGGTCCGCTACGGTGCCGCGACCGCCCTGGACCGGGTCGGCCTGACGGTCGCCGCGGGCGAGCTGGTCGCCCTGATCGGGCCGAACGGCGCCGGCAAGTCCTCCCTCGTCAACGCCATCGCCGGCATCGTGACACCGGCGTCGGGCCATGCCCGGCTGCGCGGCCGCGCGGCGCTGGTGCCCGAGGGCCGGCAGATGTTCGGCGACCTCAGCGTCGAGGACAACCTCGTGCTCGGCGCCTGGCGGCGGCGCCGCACGGCCGGAGCCCGCGACACCGCCCGTGTGTACGAGGTGCTGCCCCGGCTCGCCGGCCTGCGCGACCGCCGGGCCGGCACGCTCTCGGGAGGCGAACAGCAGATGGTCGCGTTCGGGCGGGCGCTGATGGCCGAGCCGGACGTGATCGTCGTGGACGAGCTGTCGCTCGGGCTGGCCCCCATGGTCACCGCGGACCTCGCCGGGCACCTGCGTGAGATCAACGCCGCGCGGGGCGTGGCGGTGCTGCTGATCGAGCAGAACGCCCGGCTCGCGCTCGACCTGTGCGAACGGGGATACGTGCTCGAGGCGGGGCGGATCCGGGCCGAGGGCAGCGCGGCGGAGCTGGCCGGGAGCGCGGACGTGGCCGCCGCCTACCTCGGTGCCGGCACCGGCCCGGCGGCCGGGACGGCCGAGGACATCGATCGGAGCCGTCCATGA
- a CDS encoding branched-chain amino acid ABC transporter permease: MSAFLEYLLSGIAVGCGFALLASGLVVIHRVTQVVNFAQGMFAVVAGLTAGSLLSAGLPHGVAELAAVAVAGLTGLLVGLIATGRPGTSPLSALIVTLGLGFLAYAIEIMVWDDNPHSFAGLGGAVTIAGARIQRQSFLVIVVAAVVFALLAVFFGRTYLGKALSACASNPYAARAVGIDVTRMGLIAFALGGVLGGAAGVLLTPLQPISYNSDVLLITNGFAAAVLGGLTRPGVALAGALTLGVAEAMVAGYYEASYQTVVALALMLTIMVWRASRRTTLQEEAAR, encoded by the coding sequence ATGAGCGCCTTCCTGGAGTACCTGCTGTCCGGGATCGCGGTCGGCTGCGGTTTCGCCCTGCTGGCCAGCGGCCTGGTGGTGATCCACCGGGTGACCCAGGTGGTGAACTTCGCGCAGGGCATGTTCGCCGTGGTCGCGGGGCTGACCGCGGGTTCGCTGCTGTCGGCGGGGCTGCCGCACGGCGTCGCCGAACTCGCCGCGGTCGCCGTCGCGGGCCTGACCGGCCTCCTGGTCGGCTTGATCGCGACCGGAAGACCCGGCACAAGCCCGCTGTCCGCGCTCATCGTCACGCTCGGCCTGGGCTTCCTGGCGTACGCGATCGAGATCATGGTGTGGGACGACAACCCGCACTCGTTCGCGGGCCTCGGCGGTGCCGTGACGATCGCGGGCGCCCGTATCCAGCGGCAGTCGTTCCTGGTCATCGTCGTCGCCGCCGTGGTGTTCGCGCTGCTGGCGGTGTTCTTCGGCCGCACCTACCTGGGCAAGGCGCTGAGCGCGTGCGCGTCCAACCCGTACGCGGCACGTGCCGTCGGCATCGACGTCACCCGGATGGGACTGATCGCCTTCGCGCTCGGCGGCGTGCTCGGCGGCGCGGCGGGCGTGCTGCTCACCCCACTGCAGCCCATCTCCTACAACAGCGACGTCCTGCTGATCACCAACGGGTTCGCCGCGGCCGTGCTCGGCGGGCTCACCCGGCCAGGTGTCGCGCTGGCCGGCGCACTGACGCTCGGCGTCGCCGAGGCCATGGTCGCCGGCTACTACGAGGCCTCGTACCAGACCGTCGTCGCGCTCGCACTGATGCTGACGATCATGGTCTGGCGGGCCTCACGCCGGACCACGCTCCAGGAGGAGGCCGCCCGGTGA
- a CDS encoding branched-chain amino acid ABC transporter permease: protein MKRSLAARPSAGLVTAVVVAVAAVLAPVLLQGSQVSVYVLLLLAATVVTGLSMLMGYAGQVSLGQGSFYLIGAYTAALIATHGMPTWLGLLAAPVAAAGIAALVGVPLLRLRGHQLAFATLAIQLILLSLAGRQEWAGGDIGLQGVPRLEIAGYEFAGDASYAYLALGALALVALITRNVVASRPGRGLRALATSEVAAASSGVPVPAYKQAVFSLSAGYAGLAGGIYAFYIGYVAPGSFPVLQSFEYVVMVAVGGAGTVWGALAGATAITLLIQLLNNVGTMDGMPAAAPTVLSYAVYGALLILSVLFLPRGLAPSVAAWWERRAARRRPPPGDSSVPSPHDLAGTPS from the coding sequence GTGAAAAGGTCCTTGGCCGCGCGGCCGTCGGCGGGCCTCGTCACGGCCGTCGTCGTGGCCGTGGCGGCGGTGCTCGCCCCCGTGCTCCTGCAGGGGTCCCAGGTCTCGGTGTACGTCCTCCTGCTGCTCGCGGCGACGGTCGTCACCGGCCTGTCCATGCTCATGGGCTACGCCGGTCAGGTCTCCCTCGGGCAGGGGTCGTTCTACCTGATCGGCGCGTACACGGCGGCGCTCATCGCCACGCACGGCATGCCCACGTGGCTCGGCCTGCTGGCCGCCCCCGTGGCCGCCGCCGGGATCGCGGCGCTGGTCGGCGTCCCCCTGCTGCGGCTGCGGGGACACCAGCTGGCCTTCGCCACGCTGGCCATCCAGCTCATCCTGCTGAGCCTGGCCGGCCGGCAGGAGTGGGCCGGCGGCGACATCGGCCTCCAGGGCGTGCCACGGCTGGAGATCGCCGGGTACGAGTTCGCCGGCGACGCGTCCTACGCCTACCTCGCCCTCGGCGCGCTGGCGCTGGTGGCCCTGATCACCCGCAACGTGGTGGCCTCACGGCCGGGACGCGGCCTGCGCGCACTGGCCACCAGCGAGGTCGCCGCCGCCTCCTCGGGTGTGCCGGTGCCGGCGTACAAGCAGGCGGTGTTCAGCCTGTCGGCGGGATACGCGGGACTGGCCGGCGGCATCTACGCCTTCTACATCGGCTACGTCGCGCCGGGGTCCTTCCCGGTCCTGCAGTCCTTCGAGTACGTGGTGATGGTCGCGGTGGGCGGCGCGGGCACGGTCTGGGGCGCGCTGGCGGGCGCCACCGCGATCACGCTGCTCATCCAGCTGCTCAACAACGTCGGGACGATGGACGGGATGCCCGCCGCGGCCCCCACCGTGCTCTCGTACGCGGTCTACGGAGCGCTTCTCATCCTCTCGGTGCTCTTCCTCCCCCGCGGGCTGGCGCCCAGCGTCGCCGCCTGGTGGGAACGCCGTGCCGCACGCCGCCGGCCTCCGCCCGGCGACTCCTCCGTGCCGTCGCCGCACGATCTGGCCGGCACGCCCTCATGA
- a CDS encoding SDR family NAD(P)-dependent oxidoreductase yields MIDLTGRVAVVTGSGRGLGRAYAMALTRAGASVVVNDVEGAAAGETVEAIRAAGGAAAAEPGPVGTAETAARLVARAVESYGRLDVMVTNAGILRDRVLWKMTDEDFDAVVGVHLRGTFTCARAAAVRMREQGEGGSLILVGSPAGQRGNFGQTNYAAAKAGIAAMVRTWSMELARSRVTVNAVIPVAATAMTETIPAFSPYVQAHRDGADFPDFLRKGEGFGSAEDCAALVPFLASDAAREITGQCIGIGGDKLALWSHPREVTVAYADGGWTPDAIAAAWPSSLGREPETVGIPAPAIPEA; encoded by the coding sequence ATGATCGATCTGACCGGCAGGGTCGCCGTCGTGACCGGCAGCGGACGTGGCCTGGGCCGTGCCTACGCCATGGCGCTGACGCGCGCCGGCGCCTCCGTCGTCGTCAACGACGTCGAGGGCGCGGCGGCCGGGGAGACGGTGGAGGCGATCCGCGCGGCCGGCGGCGCGGCGGCGGCCGAGCCCGGACCGGTCGGTACCGCCGAGACCGCCGCCCGGCTGGTCGCGCGTGCCGTCGAGAGCTACGGACGGCTCGACGTCATGGTCACCAACGCCGGCATCCTGCGCGACCGGGTCCTGTGGAAGATGACCGACGAGGACTTCGACGCGGTGGTCGGCGTGCACCTGCGCGGGACGTTCACGTGCGCGCGTGCCGCGGCGGTGCGGATGCGCGAGCAGGGCGAGGGCGGCTCGCTGATCCTCGTCGGGTCCCCCGCCGGGCAGCGCGGCAACTTCGGCCAGACCAACTACGCGGCCGCCAAGGCCGGGATCGCGGCGATGGTCCGCACCTGGTCGATGGAGCTGGCGCGGTCGCGGGTGACCGTGAACGCCGTCATCCCGGTCGCCGCCACCGCGATGACCGAGACCATCCCGGCCTTCTCCCCCTACGTCCAGGCCCACCGGGACGGCGCGGACTTCCCCGACTTCCTGCGCAAGGGCGAGGGGTTCGGGTCGGCCGAGGACTGCGCGGCGCTGGTGCCGTTCCTGGCCTCGGACGCCGCGCGGGAGATCACCGGCCAGTGCATCGGGATCGGCGGGGACAAGCTCGCCCTGTGGTCCCATCCGCGTGAGGTGACGGTCGCCTACGCCGACGGCGGATGGACGCCGGACGCCATCGCGGCCGCGTGGCCCTCGTCGCTCGGCCGCGAACCGGAGACCGTCGGCATTCCGGCTCCGGCGATCCCGGAGGCCTGA
- a CDS encoding amidohydrolase family protein, with protein MDLAGLTAIDVHTHAEVSSRGGTSLDDALHEASSAYFKIDSAARRPTLQEMAAYYRERKMAAVVFTVDAEHATGNAPVPNEEVAEAAAANPDVLIPFASIDPFKGRAGVRQARRLVEQYGVKGFKFHPSIQGFFPDDRLAYGLYEAIEELGAIALFHTGQTGIGAGLPGGGGIRLKYSDPMRVDDVAVDFPDMKIILAHPSFPWQDAALSVATHKRGVHIDLSGWSPKYFPPQLVKYANSLLQDKVLFGSDYPVISPDRWLADFAALPMKDEVRPKILKDNAARLLGLVADTARPAS; from the coding sequence ATGGACCTGGCCGGGCTGACCGCCATCGACGTGCACACGCACGCGGAGGTGTCCTCACGCGGCGGCACCTCCCTCGACGATGCCCTGCACGAGGCGTCCAGCGCGTACTTCAAGATCGACAGCGCGGCGCGCAGGCCGACCCTCCAGGAGATGGCGGCCTACTACCGCGAACGCAAGATGGCCGCCGTGGTGTTCACCGTGGACGCCGAGCACGCCACCGGCAACGCGCCGGTGCCCAACGAGGAGGTCGCCGAAGCGGCCGCGGCCAACCCCGACGTCCTGATCCCCTTCGCCTCGATCGACCCGTTCAAGGGCAGGGCCGGGGTACGGCAGGCGCGCCGGCTGGTCGAGCAGTACGGCGTGAAGGGGTTCAAGTTCCACCCCAGCATCCAGGGCTTCTTCCCCGACGACCGGCTCGCCTACGGGTTGTACGAGGCGATCGAGGAGCTCGGCGCGATCGCGCTGTTCCACACCGGGCAGACCGGGATCGGCGCGGGCCTGCCCGGCGGCGGGGGCATCCGGCTGAAGTACTCCGATCCGATGCGCGTGGACGACGTCGCCGTCGACTTCCCCGACATGAAGATCATCCTCGCGCACCCGTCCTTTCCGTGGCAGGACGCCGCGCTGAGCGTCGCGACCCACAAGCGAGGCGTCCACATCGACCTGTCGGGCTGGTCGCCGAAGTACTTTCCGCCCCAGCTCGTCAAGTACGCCAACAGCCTGCTCCAGGACAAGGTGCTGTTCGGCTCGGACTACCCGGTCATCAGCCCGGACCGCTGGCTGGCCGACTTCGCCGCGCTGCCGATGAAGGACGAGGTCCGCCCGAAGATCCTCAAGGACAACGCGGCCCGCCTGCTCGGGCTGGTCGCCGACACCGCCCGGCCGGCCTCCTGA
- a CDS encoding acyl-CoA synthetase translates to MRNQGLGSWPVRRARKTPNDIALVHDGTPLTYAGLRDRVADLARALRELGTGPGDRVAYLGFNHPSFLQTLFATGMLGGVFVPLNARLTGPEIAYQLTDSGASVLVYAPTHAAVVGGLPVRATIGLEELERLPVSEPVDVPVELDDPCMIMYTSGTTGRPKGAMLTHGNITWNAVNVLIDHDLIADEVALVSAPLFHTAGLNMLTLPVLLKGGTCVLTTGFDPDATLDLVERHRITFMFGVPAMFQAVARAARWEAADLSSLRLLTCGGAPVPPSLIATYQARGLTFLQGYGMTEAAPGTLFLDAAHAVTKAGSAGVPHFFSDVKVVGPGLAEVQPGQPGEVVVKGPHVMPGYWGLPEETARSFTDGWFHTGDAARLDTDGYAYIVDRIKDVIISGGENIYPAEVENALLSDPDVLECAVIGVPHDRWGETGRAIVVPREGSGLTAERLLGSLAGRIAKYKLPTSVVFATEIPRNATGKILKARLRDLYGTE, encoded by the coding sequence ATGCGCAACCAAGGGCTCGGCTCGTGGCCGGTACGGCGAGCGCGCAAGACCCCGAACGACATCGCCCTCGTCCACGACGGCACGCCGCTCACGTACGCCGGGCTGCGCGACCGCGTCGCCGACCTGGCCCGCGCGCTGCGCGAGCTGGGCACCGGCCCGGGTGACCGGGTCGCCTATCTCGGCTTCAACCATCCGTCGTTCCTGCAGACGCTGTTCGCCACCGGGATGCTCGGCGGCGTGTTCGTCCCGCTCAACGCCCGGCTGACCGGGCCGGAGATCGCCTACCAGCTCACCGACTCGGGCGCCTCGGTGCTCGTGTACGCCCCGACCCATGCCGCCGTGGTCGGCGGCCTGCCGGTACGGGCCACGATCGGGCTGGAGGAGCTCGAGCGGCTGCCGGTCTCCGAGCCGGTGGACGTGCCCGTCGAGCTCGACGACCCCTGCATGATCATGTACACGTCCGGGACGACGGGGCGCCCCAAGGGGGCGATGCTCACCCATGGCAACATCACCTGGAACGCCGTCAACGTCCTGATAGACCACGATCTGATCGCGGACGAGGTGGCCCTGGTGTCCGCGCCGCTGTTCCACACCGCCGGGCTCAACATGCTCACGCTGCCGGTGCTGCTCAAGGGCGGCACGTGCGTCTTAACGACCGGCTTCGACCCCGATGCGACACTCGACCTGGTCGAGCGGCACCGGATCACCTTCATGTTCGGCGTACCGGCGATGTTCCAGGCCGTGGCGCGCGCGGCACGGTGGGAGGCCGCGGACCTGTCCTCGCTGCGCCTGCTGACCTGCGGCGGCGCACCCGTTCCGCCCTCGCTCATCGCGACCTACCAGGCGCGCGGCCTGACGTTCCTGCAGGGGTACGGGATGACCGAGGCCGCACCCGGCACGCTGTTCCTGGACGCCGCGCACGCGGTGACCAAGGCCGGCTCGGCCGGTGTCCCGCACTTCTTCAGCGACGTGAAGGTGGTCGGGCCCGGGCTGGCCGAGGTGCAGCCCGGCCAGCCCGGCGAGGTCGTCGTGAAGGGACCGCACGTGATGCCCGGCTACTGGGGCCTGCCGGAGGAGACCGCCCGGTCCTTCACCGACGGCTGGTTCCACACCGGCGACGCCGCCCGCCTCGACACCGACGGCTACGCCTACATCGTGGACCGGATCAAGGACGTGATCATCTCCGGTGGGGAGAACATCTACCCCGCCGAGGTCGAGAACGCCCTCCTCTCCGATCCCGACGTCCTGGAGTGCGCCGTCATCGGCGTACCGCACGACCGATGGGGCGAGACCGGCCGCGCCATCGTGGTCCCCCGCGAGGGTTCGGGGCTGACCGCCGAACGCCTGCTCGGCTCCCTCGCCGGCCGCATCGCCAAGTACAAGCTCCCCACATCAGTGGTCTTCGCCACCGAGATCCCCCGCAACGCGACCGGCAAGATCCTTAAGGCCCGGCTGCGTGATCTCTACGGAACGGAGTGA
- a CDS encoding MaoC family dehydratase, with translation MNVHIDDLPELIGKDLGPGGWLTVAQHRINTFADATDDHQWIHVDAEKARQGPFGGTIAHGYLTLALFIPLFSSLLDVTGVTTKVNYGLNKVRFPAPVPAGARIRLGARITEVRPVQGDGVQVTLDGTIEIDGSAKPACVLESVLRFYR, from the coding sequence GTGAACGTTCATATCGACGACCTCCCCGAACTGATCGGCAAGGACCTCGGTCCGGGCGGCTGGCTGACCGTCGCCCAGCACCGGATCAACACCTTCGCCGACGCCACCGACGACCACCAGTGGATCCACGTCGACGCCGAGAAGGCCCGGCAGGGTCCGTTCGGCGGCACCATCGCGCACGGGTACCTGACCCTGGCGCTGTTCATCCCGCTCTTCAGCTCCCTGCTGGACGTCACCGGCGTCACGACCAAGGTCAACTACGGGCTCAACAAGGTGCGCTTCCCCGCGCCCGTACCGGCCGGTGCCCGGATCCGTCTCGGCGCCAGGATCACCGAGGTGCGGCCGGTCCAGGGCGACGGCGTGCAGGTCACGCTGGACGGCACGATCGAGATCGACGGCTCCGCCAAGCCCGCGTGCGTCCTGGAGAGCGTCCTGAGGTTCTACCGGTGA
- a CDS encoding DUF427 domain-containing protein has protein sequence MGLSWQQGPISPRSIGRFLTPEPLPQRLLFAEPLRRRMQVRFGGQWIADSEDVLLLHEPGRYPVAYFPLGDIAPGVLESTEHVTEHKDLGKTAWYAVRAGADLAQRGAWRHTDLPGHAGELGERVAFAWRAMEAFYEEDERIFGHAADNYHRIDIRATSRRLVVYSADRIVADTRSPVALYESGFAPRWYVPRADVDESALTPAKGQTFCPYKGVCDYYDIGDSGRAAWSYPNAYPESARVSGMVSFEPDRISVLLDGERLKLAPGQTVIPHGVDRGLDVEEIHGRPRS, from the coding sequence ATGGGTCTGTCCTGGCAGCAGGGTCCGATCTCCCCGCGCTCCATCGGACGGTTTCTCACCCCCGAACCGCTGCCCCAGCGCCTGCTGTTCGCCGAGCCCCTACGGCGCCGGATGCAGGTGAGGTTCGGCGGTCAGTGGATCGCCGACAGCGAAGACGTCCTCCTGCTGCACGAACCCGGCCGCTATCCGGTGGCCTACTTCCCGCTGGGCGACATCGCGCCCGGCGTGCTGGAGTCCACCGAGCACGTCACCGAGCACAAGGATCTGGGCAAGACCGCCTGGTACGCGGTCCGTGCCGGTGCGGACCTCGCGCAGCGCGGGGCCTGGCGGCACACCGACCTGCCCGGCCACGCGGGCGAGCTCGGCGAACGGGTCGCCTTCGCCTGGCGCGCGATGGAGGCGTTCTACGAGGAGGACGAGAGGATCTTCGGCCACGCCGCCGACAACTACCACCGCATCGACATCCGCGCGACGTCGCGCCGGCTGGTGGTCTACTCGGCCGACCGGATCGTCGCCGACACGAGAAGCCCCGTCGCGCTCTACGAGTCCGGGTTCGCGCCCCGCTGGTACGTCCCCCGCGCCGACGTCGACGAGTCCGCGCTCACCCCGGCCAAGGGTCAGACCTTCTGTCCCTACAAGGGGGTGTGCGACTACTACGACATCGGCGACTCGGGCCGTGCGGCGTGGTCGTACCCGAATGCCTACCCCGAGTCCGCGCGCGTCTCGGGGATGGTGTCCTTCGAGCCGGACCGGATCTCGGTGCTGCTCGACGGCGAGCGGCTCAAGCTCGCACCGGGCCAGACCGTGATCCCGCACGGCGTCGACCGGGGTCTGGACGTGGAGGAGATCCACGGGAGGCCGCGATCGTAG